A single region of the Saprospiraceae bacterium genome encodes:
- a CDS encoding DsrE family protein, whose amino-acid sequence MKYNYQFRYWFSKLLNPSRCCWFPKLLNPSRCCWFPNQQLPLALLLFFSPLLLNAQPSKGPIIDQFGAVHRVENPDLPIDATQIYKAVFDISSTPDDPAQLNPQLNTLARFLNMHAQAGIPAENLKVACAIHNVASKDALSNEAYRQRYGIDNPNLPLLEALEKAGARIYICGQSIHSRKIDRSELATPVKLGLSAMTVLISMQNEGYRLISF is encoded by the coding sequence ATGAAGTATAATTACCAGTTCCGTTATTGGTTTTCTAAGCTGTTAAACCCAAGCCGCTGTTGTTGGTTTCCTAAGCTGTTAAACCCAAGCCGCTGTTGTTGGTTTCCTAACCAACAACTCCCCCTAGCTCTCCTCCTCTTCTTCTCTCCTCTCCTCTTAAACGCTCAGCCCTCCAAAGGCCCCATCATCGATCAATTTGGTGCCGTTCATCGGGTAGAAAACCCAGACCTCCCAATAGACGCTACTCAAATATACAAAGCAGTCTTCGATATTTCTAGTACCCCCGACGACCCTGCTCAGCTCAATCCTCAACTGAACACCCTTGCGCGTTTCCTCAATATGCATGCCCAGGCAGGCATTCCAGCCGAAAACCTAAAGGTGGCCTGTGCCATCCACAATGTGGCCAGTAAAGATGCCCTAAGCAATGAAGCTTATCGCCAAAGATATGGCATTGACAACCCCAATTTGCCGCTACTGGAAGCATTGGAAAAAGCTGGTGCTCGAATCTATATTTGCGGACAATCCATCCATTCCCGCAAGATTGATCGATCAGAATTAGCGACTCCCGTGAAGCTTGGGCTTTCCGCTATGACCGTCTTGATTAGTATGCAAAATGAAGGCTATCGCTTGATTAGCTTTTAA
- a CDS encoding branched-chain amino acid aminotransferase, producing MANRKSAFGANPAPLMYVAKFAEGKWQDGNIQAFGDITLSPFAMCFHYGQTIFEGLKAFRSADDQILIFRQGDNYKRLNKSLERMAMPPLPRHFWEEGILSLVSRLEAVVPPFQEGNLYLRPFVIATQAKLGVEASNEYLFIVVASPSAAYYNDALRVKVERHYTRAAPGGAGYAKCGGNYGGALLPFRKAMEEGFDQILWTDAHSHELFEESGTMNLGFIIDGTFITPPASDTILDGITRWSVIQLAKDLGIRVEERPFSVSELKDAFAKKQKVEAFGIGTAASIAPFKSISIDGVNYTCYHAADAQLYQLKSLLQGIQMGKITDSYGWNTVVGQAALAKAI from the coding sequence ATGGCTAATCGCAAAAGCGCCTTTGGCGCCAATCCGGCTCCGCTGATGTACGTAGCAAAATTTGCCGAAGGCAAATGGCAGGATGGAAATATTCAAGCATTCGGTGATATTACCCTCAGCCCATTTGCTATGTGTTTTCATTATGGGCAAACTATTTTTGAGGGCTTGAAGGCCTTTAGAAGCGCTGATGACCAAATTTTGATCTTCCGGCAGGGAGACAATTACAAGCGATTGAATAAATCGCTGGAGCGAATGGCAATGCCGCCTTTGCCTCGGCATTTTTGGGAAGAAGGTATATTGTCGCTGGTGTCAAGACTGGAAGCGGTTGTCCCTCCTTTTCAGGAAGGTAATTTATACCTAAGACCATTTGTCATCGCTACCCAGGCCAAGTTGGGGGTAGAAGCCTCTAACGAATATTTGTTTATAGTGGTAGCGAGTCCTTCCGCTGCTTATTACAACGATGCGCTGCGCGTGAAAGTAGAAAGACACTATACACGTGCTGCACCTGGTGGCGCAGGTTACGCCAAATGTGGCGGTAATTATGGCGGTGCGCTACTCCCTTTCAGAAAAGCGATGGAAGAAGGCTTTGACCAAATCTTATGGACAGATGCTCATTCTCATGAGTTATTTGAAGAGTCGGGAACCATGAACCTTGGATTCATCATCGATGGCACCTTTATCACACCACCGGCTTCGGACACCATTCTGGATGGCATTACCCGCTGGTCGGTCATTCAATTGGCAAAGGACTTGGGCATTCGGGTAGAAGAACGGCCATTTTCTGTTAGCGAATTGAAAGATGCCTTCGCTAAAAAGCAAAAGGTCGAGGCTTTCGGTATCGGTACGGCGGCTTCCATTGCACCTTTCAAAAGTATTTCGATTGACGGGGTCAATTATACCTGTTACCATGCTGCTGATGCACAATTGTACCAACTCAAATCGCTGTTGCAAGGTATTCAGATGGGGAAAATAACAGATAGCTATGGTTGGAATACAGTGGTAGGGCAGGCGGCTTTAGCAAAAGCAATATAG
- a CDS encoding response regulator transcription factor, with translation MHKTRILVVEDDIFIAQDICEMLEQMGYTVAGLAYNADSAFTQLAEKTLDFVLLDINLGEGKDGIEVAEKVKSVYQLPFMFLTSYANKSILERAKRTRPAGYLVKPFDEKDLYSSIEVALYNHAQRWQPESWNTERINQICKTDFTHKEVEILQDIFEGKTNRQLCEKHFISLNTVKSHVLRIYEKLDVHSRSEAMAELRRRLGG, from the coding sequence ATGCATAAAACCAGGATACTGGTTGTCGAGGATGATATTTTTATTGCACAAGATATTTGTGAAATGTTGGAGCAAATGGGTTATACCGTAGCAGGCTTAGCCTATAATGCCGACAGTGCATTTACGCAACTAGCAGAAAAAACGCTTGATTTTGTGCTCCTTGATATCAACCTGGGCGAGGGAAAAGATGGCATTGAGGTAGCGGAAAAAGTTAAATCAGTATACCAACTTCCTTTTATGTTTTTGACCTCTTATGCCAATAAGTCGATTCTCGAACGTGCTAAACGTACCCGTCCCGCTGGCTATTTGGTCAAACCTTTTGATGAAAAAGACCTCTATTCATCCATCGAAGTCGCCCTCTATAATCATGCTCAACGCTGGCAACCTGAATCCTGGAATACAGAAAGAATTAACCAAATCTGTAAAACGGATTTCACCCATAAAGAAGTAGAAATTCTCCAAGATATCTTCGAAGGCAAAACCAATCGACAGCTATGCGAAAAGCACTTTATTAGTTTGAATACGGTAAAGAGCCATGTGCTGCGTATTTATGAGAAACTGGACGTACACTCGCGATCGGAGGCTATGGCGGAGTTGCGGCGGCGTCTGGGGGGGTGA
- a CDS encoding mechanosensitive ion channel family protein, which produces MRIFRLACFMVILPFSLLSQKGESLAIQLDNPYNTMYVHLHYLQQATYVPDSAARALYGLNDNLELKKRRAVQLKQVLDGKGLYVRFGQIPQDPNYFDSTARRAVYIPFPEALPEVFLEKIDSQWFYSTETINDIPALHKSIYPFGADFLLNLFPQFGQKKILGIAIWQLAGILILFIIAFLLHFLLSRLLNPVVKRLSSSRLYPSLVDPRLIKRIAQLSSIWIIIKTLSIFIPALQLQPEALVAAIKMVNIVSTIFIMLIVLKVLDILMLYFRKLTQRTENKLDEQVVPILKRSLQALVILWALFQALHLLEVNVTALIAGVSIGGLAIALAAQDTVKNLIGSAMIFVDKPFQIGDFIDLGGFAGTVEEVGFRTTRIRKPDSSIVAVPNGLIANQSITNMGVRVYRLFQTNLGITYNSSPASIRLFTDSLKALIESHPHTLKEGYYVHLSNLADSSLTIFFRAPLDVPDYATELKVKEELLLAILQIADAVGVSFAFPSSSIYVETVLDKNRKEQQLGMNDKTQEERVADLLKLLSEGFNV; this is translated from the coding sequence ATGCGAATTTTTAGACTTGCTTGTTTTATGGTCATTCTCCCTTTTTCACTTTTATCTCAAAAAGGGGAATCCCTAGCTATTCAACTTGATAACCCCTACAATACGATGTATGTGCACTTGCATTACCTGCAGCAGGCTACCTATGTACCTGACTCAGCGGCAAGAGCATTATATGGTTTAAATGATAACCTTGAATTAAAAAAGCGTCGAGCTGTCCAGCTTAAACAAGTGTTGGATGGAAAAGGATTATACGTCCGGTTTGGCCAGATTCCCCAAGACCCCAACTATTTTGATAGTACAGCCCGACGAGCGGTTTATATACCCTTCCCCGAAGCCTTGCCGGAGGTTTTTCTTGAAAAAATAGATAGTCAATGGTTTTATTCGACCGAAACGATCAATGATATTCCTGCGCTGCATAAATCAATCTATCCCTTTGGTGCAGATTTTTTGCTCAATTTATTTCCCCAATTTGGGCAAAAAAAAATACTAGGAATAGCCATATGGCAATTAGCAGGCATCTTGATCTTGTTTATCATTGCCTTTTTACTGCATTTTCTACTAAGTCGCCTATTGAATCCGGTTGTCAAAAGATTAAGTTCATCCCGCTTATATCCATCGCTAGTTGACCCCCGCTTGATCAAGCGCATTGCCCAATTGTCTAGTATTTGGATTATTATAAAAACCCTCAGCATTTTTATTCCAGCCTTACAGCTTCAACCCGAAGCCTTGGTAGCGGCTATTAAAATGGTCAATATTGTAAGCACCATCTTCATAATGCTTATTGTCCTGAAAGTATTAGATATATTGATGCTCTATTTTCGCAAGTTGACACAACGCACCGAAAATAAATTGGATGAGCAAGTGGTCCCCATTTTGAAGCGATCACTGCAGGCCCTGGTTATCCTTTGGGCGCTTTTTCAGGCACTCCATTTGTTAGAGGTAAATGTTACAGCGTTGATCGCAGGGGTCTCTATCGGAGGGCTAGCTATTGCCCTGGCGGCCCAGGATACCGTTAAAAACCTCATTGGTTCGGCCATGATATTTGTGGACAAACCATTTCAAATTGGCGACTTTATTGACCTGGGAGGCTTCGCCGGCACCGTAGAGGAGGTGGGCTTTCGAACAACGCGTATCAGAAAACCGGACAGCTCCATTGTCGCCGTCCCTAATGGACTAATTGCCAATCAGTCTATTACCAACATGGGCGTACGGGTTTATCGATTGTTTCAGACCAATTTGGGGATTACCTATAATAGTTCGCCAGCGTCGATCCGCTTATTTACAGATAGTTTGAAAGCCTTAATCGAATCTCATCCACATACCCTGAAGGAAGGGTACTATGTACATCTAAGCAACCTGGCCGACTCGTCCCTGACCATCTTTTTCCGGGCGCCTTTAGATGTTCCCGATTACGCCACTGAATTAAAAGTAAAAGAAGAATTGTTGTTGGCCATACTCCAAATTGCCGATGCAGTAGGTGTAAGTTTTGCATTCCCGTCGAGCTCCATCTATGTAGAAACAGTATTGGATAAAAACAGAAAAGAGCAGCAATTGGGCATGAATGATAAAACGCAGGAAGAGCGGGTAGCTGATTTGCTCAAGCTACTGAGTGAAGGCTTTAATGTATAA
- a CDS encoding amidase → MKRRNFVGHSAKAIVGLQLWQLYGCTSSSSTPADRQGVPSFPFEEMTIDQMQAGFAAGDFTIEAVTKAYLDRIEALDQNGPAINSIIELNPDAIAIAQALDEERKAGQTRGPLHGIPIVLKDNIDTHDKMMTTAGSRALLGSKPLQDSGVAASLRAAGAVILGKTNLSEWANFRSDVSSSGWSGRGGQTRNPYEIDRNPCGSSAGSGAAVSANFAMLAIGTETNGSIVCPSHANGVVGIKPTVGLVSRSGIIPISVTQDTAGPMARTVRDAAICLGALTGIDPRDPKTAASEGKFFSDYTPFLKKEGLQGKKIGLYTRSMGFHHQVDDLMKEAVALMEKQGAEVIKIDQIGSGDGGRSSFQVMLYEFKDGLNKYFASLGPDAPIKSLAELIDFNKQDSIESLFDQGLLERAEKMEGVDTKEYKDLLASMLENTRDKGIDEAMTKDGLSAIIAPTGSAAWKTDPINGDLFLGGSSSPAARSGYPNITVPMGWIAGLPVGISFFGQAWTEPLLLEIAYAYEQASQQRRAPSFNGWLG, encoded by the coding sequence ATGAAAAGACGAAACTTTGTTGGCCATTCGGCCAAAGCTATAGTTGGCCTGCAGTTGTGGCAATTGTATGGTTGTACCTCCTCCAGCTCAACGCCAGCGGATAGGCAAGGTGTTCCTTCCTTTCCATTTGAAGAAATGACTATCGATCAAATGCAAGCAGGTTTTGCCGCAGGCGACTTCACCATCGAAGCTGTCACCAAGGCCTACTTGGATCGCATCGAAGCGCTCGACCAAAATGGACCTGCCATCAATTCGATCATTGAACTTAATCCCGATGCGATAGCTATTGCACAAGCTTTAGACGAGGAGCGAAAAGCAGGACAAACCAGAGGACCACTACATGGTATTCCTATTGTCTTGAAAGATAATATCGATACCCATGACAAAATGATGACGACTGCCGGCTCTCGGGCCCTCCTCGGTTCGAAGCCACTACAGGACAGCGGGGTGGCCGCGAGCCTCAGAGCAGCAGGGGCCGTTATTCTTGGGAAAACCAACCTGAGTGAATGGGCCAATTTTCGGTCGGATGTTTCTTCCAGCGGATGGAGTGGCCGGGGAGGGCAAACCCGTAATCCTTATGAGATCGATCGCAATCCTTGTGGCTCTAGCGCAGGATCAGGGGCGGCTGTTTCAGCCAATTTTGCCATGTTGGCGATTGGCACCGAGACCAATGGTTCTATCGTTTGTCCATCCCACGCCAATGGCGTCGTGGGAATTAAGCCGACAGTTGGCCTGGTTAGCCGTTCGGGGATCATCCCTATTTCTGTAACCCAGGATACGGCTGGGCCTATGGCTCGCACCGTCAGGGATGCGGCTATCTGCCTGGGCGCGCTGACGGGAATCGATCCTAGGGACCCCAAAACCGCCGCCAGCGAGGGCAAATTCTTCTCCGATTATACGCCCTTCCTTAAAAAAGAAGGCCTTCAAGGTAAAAAAATTGGCTTATACACTCGATCCATGGGCTTTCATCACCAAGTAGATGACCTGATGAAAGAAGCCGTGGCCCTGATGGAGAAGCAAGGTGCTGAGGTGATCAAAATTGACCAAATTGGATCAGGTGATGGTGGACGCTCCTCTTTTCAGGTTATGCTCTATGAGTTTAAGGATGGCTTGAATAAATATTTTGCCAGCCTGGGACCCGATGCACCCATTAAGAGCCTAGCGGAATTAATCGACTTTAACAAACAGGATTCTATTGAATCCCTATTCGATCAAGGCTTACTCGAAAGGGCAGAAAAAATGGAAGGGGTAGATACGAAGGAATACAAGGATTTATTAGCCAGTATGTTGGAAAATACCCGAGACAAAGGCATCGATGAGGCCATGACCAAAGATGGGCTAAGTGCCATTATTGCTCCCACTGGCTCAGCTGCCTGGAAAACGGATCCTATCAATGGCGATTTATTCCTTGGTGGTAGTTCTTCCCCTGCAGCCCGCTCTGGGTATCCTAATATTACGGTTCCTATGGGGTGGATAGCAGGCCTTCCCGTTGGTATATCCTTCTTCGGCCAAGCCTGGACAGAGCCACTTCTACTGGAGATCGCTTATGCTTATGAGCAGGCTTCCCAACAACGGAGGGCGCCTTCTTTTAACGGATGGTTAGGCTGA
- a CDS encoding S8 family serine peptidase, translating into MKKTFLPFLAVFLCYYLPLNGQQLRHAQGEILLKLQPKINLHQWIDQWQVYESKPTQLKVQKEVSQVVGIWLLSFDFTRIDENRFLEAIRKSPGVALAQFNHLIDYRATVPNDPLFHLQWQYLNTGQDGGVAGADFDMEKAWDITTGGLTATGDTIVVCIVDSGIDSQHQDLSRNLWVNRAEIPNNNIDDDNNGYIDDYRGLNTTGSVPNDNISGDPRHGTSVAGIVGAAGNNALGISGINWNIKLMVVTNGLNTTEAKVLEAYNYPLSFRKRYNETNGAEGAFVVATNSSWGLNFGQVEDAPLWCAFYDSLGFYGILNAGATANKIVDVDVEGDLPTACPSDYLIAVTNVDRRGEKVQAAGWGLKSIDLGAYGEDVYTLNSSNDYGPFRGTSAATPQVAGAIGLMYAAPCPAFMDIVKNAPNVAALLVKQYLMEGVIPNETLAGISVSGGVLNINNGLLALMEGCGSCPPSTNPELVKLTDTEAILKWIDFDINTRTDLRWRQTGTTNWTTVTNATSPYSFPPLSACTSYEYQLKAYCQADTLDYSAAIIFRTDGCCEPPIQTEASLSGPTKATIAWSKVLAAMSYTVRYRPDDLDDWEMVDADTTVLDLDGLLSCTNYEVQIRTNCGGEISDFGSSFYFMTRGCGACLDLEYCVTDFLNSDNEWIERVALGPLNNRSGPDPEAYGDYTGLSFTQLTQGSSYTLVLEPGYSGISFGEYFKVWIDFNQNGSFQSNEVVFDAGATTNATLTSTITIAPNAPLGITRMRVIMQFQNVTSTCPFTGQEFGEIEDYCIEIVPTNNCNTPVGLDTIAVGNTMSRVSWRKEPAAVDYFLRYRKSGNSDWLAAVVNDTSFLITNLAICGEYEVEVKSRCNQSQSDYSVPLVFKTSCVSHLDDPRQEKINWQVSPNPASDHFLVEIKIPELRGDLDLLMFDPMGKLITRFPIGRAIPGIKQLQIPVSRVAAGLYFMQIVNNNIPLSTKKVIVF; encoded by the coding sequence ATGAAAAAGACTTTCCTCCCTTTTTTAGCAGTATTTTTATGCTACTATCTTCCACTTAATGGCCAGCAACTCCGTCATGCTCAGGGTGAAATACTGCTTAAATTACAGCCTAAAATAAATCTTCACCAATGGATAGACCAATGGCAAGTTTATGAAAGTAAACCGACCCAATTAAAAGTGCAAAAAGAAGTTTCTCAGGTAGTTGGTATATGGCTGCTCTCATTTGACTTTACGCGGATTGATGAAAATCGTTTTCTGGAGGCCATCAGGAAATCACCTGGTGTAGCCTTGGCGCAATTTAATCATCTCATCGATTACAGGGCTACGGTTCCTAATGATCCTTTATTCCATCTTCAGTGGCAATATCTCAACACCGGCCAAGATGGAGGGGTAGCGGGAGCAGACTTCGACATGGAAAAAGCCTGGGATATTACGACAGGTGGCCTGACAGCTACCGGAGATACGATTGTCGTCTGTATTGTCGATTCAGGGATAGATAGTCAACACCAGGACCTCAGTCGAAACCTTTGGGTTAATCGTGCTGAAATTCCGAACAATAACATAGATGATGATAACAATGGCTACATAGATGATTACAGAGGATTAAATACGACGGGCTCCGTACCTAATGATAACATTAGTGGCGATCCACGTCATGGGACCTCTGTCGCCGGGATTGTTGGTGCCGCTGGCAATAATGCCTTAGGGATAAGTGGTATCAATTGGAATATTAAGCTGATGGTTGTCACGAATGGCCTGAATACGACGGAAGCTAAAGTCCTGGAAGCTTATAATTACCCTCTTAGTTTTAGAAAACGATATAATGAGACGAATGGAGCAGAGGGAGCCTTTGTCGTAGCTACTAATTCATCTTGGGGGCTCAATTTTGGACAAGTAGAAGATGCACCACTTTGGTGTGCATTTTATGACTCACTAGGATTTTACGGGATTTTAAATGCAGGCGCCACGGCGAATAAAATTGTAGATGTAGATGTAGAAGGGGATTTGCCAACCGCCTGTCCTAGTGATTATTTAATTGCAGTCACCAATGTAGATAGAAGAGGTGAAAAAGTGCAAGCGGCTGGTTGGGGTTTAAAAAGCATTGATTTGGGTGCTTATGGAGAGGACGTTTATACCCTCAACTCTAGTAATGACTATGGTCCATTTAGAGGCACTTCGGCAGCAACGCCGCAGGTGGCAGGTGCGATTGGCCTTATGTATGCAGCTCCCTGCCCTGCTTTTATGGATATTGTGAAAAATGCGCCAAATGTTGCTGCCTTATTGGTCAAGCAATACCTTATGGAAGGCGTTATTCCAAATGAAACACTTGCCGGAATAAGTGTGAGTGGCGGTGTTTTAAATATCAATAACGGTTTGCTTGCTTTAATGGAAGGTTGCGGAAGTTGCCCTCCGTCTACCAACCCCGAACTCGTTAAGCTAACCGATACTGAGGCTATTTTAAAATGGATTGATTTTGACATTAATACCCGAACAGATCTTCGGTGGCGCCAGACAGGCACTACAAACTGGACAACGGTCACCAATGCTACGTCCCCCTATAGTTTCCCTCCTTTAAGCGCTTGTACCTCCTATGAATACCAATTAAAAGCATACTGTCAGGCAGATACACTGGATTATTCGGCGGCTATTATTTTCCGGACAGATGGCTGCTGCGAACCACCTATACAAACGGAAGCCAGCCTATCTGGTCCTACTAAAGCGACTATTGCCTGGTCTAAAGTATTGGCTGCCATGAGCTATACGGTTCGCTATAGACCCGATGATTTGGACGACTGGGAAATGGTAGACGCAGATACCACTGTTTTAGACCTCGATGGCCTGCTAAGCTGTACGAATTATGAGGTGCAAATTCGCACCAATTGTGGTGGTGAAATAAGCGATTTTGGCAGTTCTTTTTATTTTATGACGCGGGGTTGCGGGGCCTGTTTGGATTTGGAATATTGTGTGACTGATTTCTTGAATTCAGACAATGAATGGATTGAGCGCGTAGCCCTTGGGCCTTTAAATAACCGGAGCGGGCCTGATCCTGAAGCCTATGGCGACTATACCGGACTTTCCTTTACGCAACTAACGCAAGGAAGCAGTTATACGCTGGTTTTAGAGCCAGGGTACAGCGGAATTTCCTTTGGGGAATATTTTAAAGTTTGGATTGATTTCAACCAAAATGGGTCCTTTCAGAGTAATGAAGTGGTATTTGATGCAGGTGCTACCACCAACGCCACCTTAACGTCAACCATTACTATTGCGCCCAATGCACCACTCGGCATCACGAGGATGCGGGTGATTATGCAATTTCAAAATGTGACGAGCACCTGTCCATTCACCGGACAAGAATTTGGGGAGATCGAGGATTATTGTATAGAAATTGTCCCTACTAATAATTGTAATACGCCTGTTGGTCTTGATACGATAGCCGTTGGTAATACCATGAGCAGGGTTTCCTGGAGAAAAGAGCCTGCTGCTGTCGATTATTTTTTGCGTTATAGAAAAAGTGGAAATTCCGATTGGTTAGCGGCCGTGGTCAATGATACGTCGTTTTTAATAACCAATTTGGCCATCTGTGGAGAATACGAGGTAGAAGTAAAGAGTCGTTGCAATCAATCACAGAGTGATTATTCGGTTCCTTTGGTCTTCAAAACCTCTTGTGTTAGTCATCTTGATGACCCTCGGCAGGAAAAAATAAATTGGCAAGTGAGCCCTAACCCGGCTAGTGACCATTTTTTGGTAGAAATAAAAATACCAGAACTTCGGGGAGATCTTGACCTTTTAATGTTTGACCCAATGGGAAAATTGATCACCCGTTTTCCTATCGGCAGGGCTATTCCTGGCATAAAACAATTACAAATCCCGGTCTCGCGAGTAGCAGCAGGGCTTTATTTCATGCAAATCGTGAATAATAACATTCCGCTGAGCACCAAGAAAGTCATTGTATTTTAA
- a CDS encoding tetratricopeptide repeat protein, protein MRKLLLFKTATNISLILLLVFSAKIAQTQSSPVDSLEALLQTALPDTQRIDLLIELTDLMQFQNPEKGIAYGEEALDLIRPLADTVRMASILSRIGGCYSNQGALEKAEKIWRQTLALEVALNDSLGIGRQYTNLGTVFDSRGVLDTAIILYEKALAIFTRLGHNFYQAIGYNNLAIVYEVKANYPKAIDLYLQALAGFEKEKHQAGVAAVYANIGNVYHRIKDYPAAINYYKKSLGIKEKIEDTYGIALNYNNLGSLYLELEQLDSAMIYHQQSLALKQQIGDRSGEGVSHLNIGIIHSKQGDYSLALDFQQKAYQIAKALDNQPELAQSAMHLGKTHLQLGQLPKAEKYLLEASERSSQVGERETKLGVYKALYDLYKKQHDYRALGYYEQYVNLNDSIRNDEQVGEVTRLEMQYQFDKEKDRLSFERQQQEAILQHQLQRQRLARNASLVGLSAGLLILAILWRSYQQKRRSNRLLEAQKRTIQQTLEERETLLKEIHHRVKNNLQVVSSLLSLQSRTIEDPIALSAIEEGKNRVKAMALIHQNLYQEENLVGVDLPLYIKKLTESLVNSYQVDAKRIKINQKIAAISMDADTLIPMALILNELVSNALKYAFTQQEEGKIDIEIDQQTAGIKLIVSDNGIGLPIGFEPEKASSLGFKLVRSFVNRMKAQLEILSQEGTHIRIFLPNLR, encoded by the coding sequence ATGAGAAAATTACTCCTCTTTAAAACTGCAACAAATATTAGCCTGATTTTACTGTTAGTTTTTTCCGCTAAGATTGCTCAGACACAGTCCTCTCCCGTGGATAGCCTGGAGGCCTTATTACAAACAGCTTTACCAGATACGCAGCGCATAGACCTTCTTATTGAATTAACCGATTTGATGCAATTTCAAAATCCTGAAAAGGGGATAGCCTATGGAGAGGAAGCATTGGATTTGATTCGGCCCCTAGCCGATACGGTTCGCATGGCAAGCATCCTGTCCAGGATAGGCGGTTGTTATAGTAATCAAGGAGCGCTAGAAAAAGCAGAAAAAATCTGGCGACAAACCCTGGCTTTAGAGGTAGCCTTAAATGATTCCTTGGGTATAGGGAGACAATACACCAATCTAGGGACGGTCTTCGATAGCCGGGGCGTATTGGATACGGCTATTATTTTATACGAAAAGGCCTTAGCCATTTTCACTCGATTGGGACACAACTTTTATCAAGCCATTGGCTACAATAACCTCGCCATTGTATATGAAGTTAAAGCAAATTATCCGAAAGCTATCGACCTCTACCTACAGGCATTAGCGGGCTTTGAAAAAGAAAAACACCAAGCAGGCGTAGCTGCTGTCTACGCCAATATTGGCAATGTTTACCATCGAATAAAAGATTATCCGGCAGCCATTAATTATTATAAAAAGTCATTAGGCATAAAGGAAAAAATTGAAGACACCTATGGCATTGCCTTAAATTACAACAACCTCGGGAGTTTATACCTCGAGTTAGAACAGTTGGACTCGGCTATGATTTATCATCAACAATCCTTAGCGCTAAAACAGCAAATTGGTGATCGATCAGGAGAGGGGGTTTCTCATCTAAATATTGGGATTATTCATTCCAAGCAAGGAGATTATTCTTTAGCATTGGATTTTCAGCAAAAAGCCTATCAAATCGCCAAGGCATTGGATAATCAACCGGAACTGGCACAATCTGCGATGCACCTTGGCAAAACCCATTTACAGTTAGGACAATTGCCCAAAGCCGAAAAATATTTACTAGAAGCTTCTGAACGTTCCAGCCAAGTAGGAGAGCGCGAAACCAAGCTAGGTGTTTATAAGGCTTTGTATGATTTGTATAAAAAGCAGCATGACTATCGCGCTTTAGGGTACTATGAACAGTATGTCAATTTAAATGATAGTATTCGAAACGATGAGCAAGTAGGAGAAGTTACGCGGCTCGAAATGCAATATCAGTTTGACAAGGAAAAGGATAGACTTTCCTTCGAACGCCAACAGCAGGAAGCCATTCTCCAGCACCAATTGCAGCGCCAACGCTTGGCCCGAAACGCTTCCTTAGTGGGCTTATCCGCGGGTTTGCTTATCCTGGCCATCCTTTGGCGAAGTTATCAGCAAAAACGAAGGAGTAATCGTTTGCTGGAGGCTCAAAAAAGGACCATCCAACAAACCTTAGAAGAACGAGAAACCCTTTTGAAAGAAATTCATCATCGGGTAAAAAACAACCTACAGGTCGTGTCTTCCCTTCTAAGTCTTCAATCTCGTACAATTGAGGACCCCATTGCCCTGAGTGCCATCGAAGAGGGTAAGAATCGGGTAAAGGCTATGGCCTTAATTCACCAAAACCTTTACCAAGAGGAAAACCTGGTTGGTGTAGACCTTCCCTTGTATATTAAAAAACTAACAGAAAGCCTGGTTAATTCTTATCAGGTTGATGCCAAACGAATAAAAATCAATCAGAAAATTGCCGCCATCTCGATGGATGCAGATACCCTGATCCCGATGGCTTTGATTCTTAACGAACTGGTGTCCAATGCCCTGAAATACGCCTTTACACAGCAAGAGGAAGGCAAAATCGACATAGAAATAGATCAACAAACAGCAGGTATCAAGTTGATCGTGAGCGACAATGGCATAGGGCTACCTATTGGTTTTGAACCCGAAAAAGCCAGTTCATTGGGCTTCAAATTGGTTCGCTCTTTTGTCAACAGAATGAAAGCCCAACTTGAGATTCTCTCGCAAGAGGGGACCCATATCCGTATTTTCCTCCCTAATCTAAGATAA